A window from Telopea speciosissima isolate NSW1024214 ecotype Mountain lineage chromosome 8, Tspe_v1, whole genome shotgun sequence encodes these proteins:
- the LOC122638393 gene encoding protein DETOXIFICATION 20-like isoform X1: MTKKGENKNMENGITERLLDSNKKDADNLKDRTWDEVKKLWRIGAPSILARVSSFGILVVTQAYMGHIGEIELASFSLVQNINMRFVDGILYGMGNALPTLCGQAFGAKQYHLLGIYLQQSWIILLTVSMFLVPVFIFTTPILRLLGEPEELSYYAGKLSPWFLTVLFYHLLGLSTQMYLQAQHKIMIVGWISAIAFVINFILSWLMVDKLNWGVPGAMGAMTVSVCFIFISVFFYVFGGWCKDSWKGFSKSALNELWPVVKLSISSGIMLCFDLWSGGVLVLLVSYMKNAKVSVSAFSICLNIIAWVYMIFIGFSGAASVRVANELGKGDALAAKFSIKVNLSISLTVGVIFSILALVFSENISHAFTSSNEVAQEVSSFSTLVALIILLNSVLPVLLGVAIGAGWQSLVANVNLVCLYIIGFPLAIFLGYVIHLQVKGVWMGVISGVAAQTLVLAYITWRTDWDAQVGKTMTRFNRSILPSSEEVSSDITSHA, encoded by the exons GTGAAAATAAGAATATGGAGAATGGGATCACAGAAAGACTACTTGATTCAAATAAGAAAGATGCAGATAACCTAAAAGACAGGACATGGGATGAAGTAAAGAAGCTATGGAGGATTGGAGCACCATCAATTCTTGCAAGGGTTTCATCATTTGGAATCCTAGTGGTTACACAAGCATACATGGGACACATTGGAGAAATAGAGCTTGCTTCTTTCTCACTTGTCCAAAACATCAACATGAGATTTGTGGATGGAATActg TATGGCATGGGTAATGCACTTCCAACTCTATGTGGCCAAGCATTTGGagcaaaacaatatcatctgtTGGGCATCTACTTGCAACAGTCATGGATTATTCTTCTCACTGTTTCTATGTTTTTAGTTCCTGTTTTCATCTTTACAACTCCAATACTAAGGCTTCTAGGTGAACCAGAAGAGCTATCCTACTATGCAGGCAAATTAAGTCCGTGGTTTCTTACTGTTCTTTTCTATCACTTGCTTGGTTTATCCACACAAATGTATCTACAAGCACAACACAAGATCATGATTGTTGGATGGATATCTGCCATAGCATTTGTGATCAATTTTATCTTATCTTGGCTCATGGTGGACAAGTTGAATTGGGGGGTTCCAGGTGCCATGGGTGCGATGACCGTGTCAGTTTGTTTTATCTTCATCTCAGTATTCTTCTATGTATTTGGAGGTTGGTGTAAAGATTCATGGAAGGGTTTTTCGAAAAGTGCCTTAAATGAACTCTGGCCAGTTGTGAAACTTTCTATATCTTCTGGTATAATGCTTTG CTTTGATTTATGGAGTGGTGGTGTGCTTGTTTTACTAGTAAGCTACATGAAAAATGCTAAAGTCTCTGTATCAGCCTTCTCAATTTG CCTCAACATCATTGCGTGGGTGTATATGATATTTATTGGATTCTCAGGTGCAGCAAG TGTGCGTGTTGCCAATGAGCTGGGGAAAGGAGATGCATTGGCAGCAAAGTTTTCCATCAAAGTAAACTTAAGTATTTCATTAACTGTAGGTGTCATCTTTTCCATTCTAGCTCTGGTTTTCAGCGAAAATATATCACATGCCTTCACGAGTAGCAATGAAGTGGCGCAAGAGGTGTCAAGCTTCTCAACCTTAGTAGCTTTGATTATCTTGCTCAATAGTGTTCTACCAGTACTTTTAG GGGTAGCCATTGGTGCTGGTTGGCAAAGCTTGGTGGCTAACGTGAACCTTGTCTGCCTCTACATAATTGGGTTTCCTTTAGCTATATTTCTTGGTTATGTAATCCATCTGCAAGTTAAG GGTGTTTGGATGGGGGTGATATCTGGGGTGGCAGCACAAACCTTGGTACTTGCTTATATCACATGGAGAACTGACTGGGACGCACAG